One genomic window of Methanosarcina acetivorans C2A includes the following:
- a CDS encoding type IV pilin, producing MTVRNISTLGSSDERGIAPVIGTAVTIAIVFILTGLISAVIFEGYTDSSHKGVPAAKLQVCFTEDGTSLEFEHSGGNPLFFDSSSLSVNGYQWYLIHAQ from the coding sequence ATGACGGTCAGGAATATTTCAACATTGGGGAGCTCAGATGAAAGGGGGATAGCTCCTGTTATCGGAACTGCGGTCACGATAGCCATAGTTTTCATTCTTACAGGCCTGATTTCTGCAGTCATTTTTGAGGGCTATACGGACTCCTCCCATAAAGGGGTACCAGCAGCAAAACTTCAGGTATGCTTTACCGAGGACGGAACTTCGCTTGAGTTCGAACATTCCGGAGGGAATCCGCTCTTTTTTGACAGTTCATCGCTGTCGGTTAATGGATATCAATGGTACCTCATACATGCTCAATGA
- a CDS encoding ADP-dependent glucokinase/phosphofructokinase gives MNILCGYNVNIDSVYRISGSEVSELLNTFEKTEILEKIENPPGKILSESDFVAGLAYCMKNGCGAEWLVFEQSVFEFLKNRYFEKSLVRMGGNAGIMANALSELGASRVVPNVAVPSRTQLSLFSKKAVYFPDAPLQAKEKSGAKPGKSLGSSFSNQDPIHFVFDFSEGETFSLYGTEIRAPRENRFIATCDHLNFKLFVNPSFETYALQHACEIDGVLISGFHLLLETYPDDSTYREVLEDSFARLEAWRARNEKLRVHLEFGHFASKEIANSVFLKFAGISNSIGMNEDELAMLSNLHGILAKGIMSMEAGAVGEATCELASRYGIGKIFIHTREFVLAAFKPGNSGGSGISGKWDDIDDPALLKFAEKKLEAMGFGLSCAGVYAASGRLEGREFVEKEASKLQESLFGREQLQLFLKAFNGKALGHGAYALREGYMLCILPTLLSKSPLTTVGLGDTLTAATFLRELELDVQA, from the coding sequence ATGAATATACTTTGCGGTTACAACGTAAACATAGATTCAGTATACAGGATCAGCGGATCTGAAGTCTCTGAGCTGCTGAACACTTTTGAAAAGACTGAAATCCTTGAGAAAATAGAAAACCCTCCCGGAAAAATCCTCTCTGAATCCGATTTTGTGGCGGGGCTCGCCTATTGTATGAAAAACGGATGCGGAGCCGAATGGCTTGTTTTTGAGCAGTCCGTATTTGAGTTCCTGAAGAACCGCTATTTTGAAAAATCCCTTGTGAGGATGGGGGGAAATGCCGGGATTATGGCAAATGCGCTTTCCGAACTCGGGGCTTCCAGGGTTGTCCCCAATGTTGCAGTCCCGTCCCGAACCCAGCTTTCTCTCTTCTCGAAAAAAGCAGTCTATTTTCCGGATGCTCCTCTGCAGGCAAAGGAAAAGTCTGGGGCAAAACCCGGAAAGAGTCTGGGTTCCTCTTTCAGTAACCAGGACCCCATACATTTCGTTTTTGATTTTTCCGAAGGCGAAACTTTTTCTCTTTACGGAACAGAGATCAGGGCTCCGAGGGAAAACCGTTTCATAGCAACCTGCGACCACCTGAATTTCAAACTTTTTGTTAACCCCTCGTTTGAAACCTATGCCCTTCAGCACGCCTGTGAGATCGACGGCGTACTTATATCAGGTTTCCATCTCCTGCTTGAGACCTATCCTGATGACAGCACCTACAGGGAAGTCCTTGAGGATTCATTTGCCCGGCTTGAGGCCTGGAGGGCAAGGAACGAAAAGCTCAGAGTCCACCTGGAATTCGGGCATTTTGCAAGCAAGGAGATTGCAAATTCCGTTTTCCTGAAGTTTGCCGGGATCTCAAACAGCATCGGGATGAACGAGGACGAGCTTGCAATGCTTAGCAACCTGCACGGTATTCTCGCCAAGGGGATTATGAGTATGGAAGCCGGAGCTGTAGGTGAGGCTACCTGTGAACTTGCTTCCCGGTACGGGATCGGGAAAATTTTCATTCACACAAGGGAGTTTGTCCTGGCTGCCTTCAAGCCAGGAAACTCCGGCGGTTCCGGAATTTCAGGAAAATGGGACGACATCGATGATCCTGCCCTGTTAAAGTTCGCCGAAAAGAAGCTTGAAGCCATGGGTTTTGGGCTCAGCTGTGCAGGAGTCTATGCAGCTTCGGGAAGGCTTGAGGGGCGGGAATTTGTGGAAAAGGAGGCTTCAAAACTTCAGGAGAGTCTGTTCGGAAGGGAGCAGTTGCAGCTCTTCCTTAAAGCTTTCAACGGAAAGGCTTTGGGACATGGGGCTTATGCTTTAAGGGAGGGATATATGCTCTGCATCCTGCCCACCCTGCTTTCTAAATCCCCCCTGACCACTGTCGGACTTGGAGATACCTTAACTGCCGCAACTTTTCTAAGGGAGCTGGAACTGGATGTACAGGCTTGA
- the argJ gene encoding bifunctional ornithine acetyltransferase/N-acetylglutamate synthase gives MKKIEGGICAVKGVTANGIKLGKMGITVIRAEGPAAGVFTKNKVTAAPVVLSKGVIETQHQLSAIIANSGNANAFTGDDGFLDAMEMASALSESLDLEPDTVAVASTGVIGRRLDVSWIREHLPEVLEGLGSSPECSLAAAKAIMTTDKALKEVAVELDCGVRIGAIAKGSGMIEPNMGTMLCFAYTDALVPADVLDAALRIAVDKTFNMVVVDGDTSTNDMVLFTSTCKSGIKPCMECLDEFEDALIYLFTDLAKKMARDGEGATKLIEARVTGAKTYEDARLAVKAIVRSPLVKSAIFGKDPNWGRVVAAAGYSGAELEQERLSLSFSAGGETVELVKSGEISRVSDLALLNKIMANEEIIITLDFGMGKESATAWGCDLTYDYVRINAEYTT, from the coding sequence ATGAAGAAAATCGAGGGTGGAATATGTGCGGTAAAGGGCGTAACTGCAAACGGGATAAAGCTCGGAAAAATGGGAATTACAGTCATCCGGGCTGAAGGTCCTGCAGCAGGTGTTTTCACAAAGAATAAGGTCACTGCAGCTCCTGTTGTTCTTAGTAAAGGAGTAATTGAAACTCAGCACCAGCTTTCTGCTATAATTGCAAACAGCGGAAACGCCAATGCCTTTACTGGTGATGACGGTTTTCTGGATGCAATGGAAATGGCATCGGCACTTTCTGAAAGTCTTGACCTCGAACCTGATACTGTTGCAGTTGCCTCAACAGGAGTAATTGGCAGAAGGCTTGATGTTTCTTGGATAAGGGAACACCTCCCCGAAGTCCTCGAAGGGCTTGGCAGCTCCCCAGAATGCAGCCTTGCGGCTGCAAAGGCGATTATGACAACTGACAAAGCCTTAAAAGAGGTTGCTGTGGAACTCGACTGTGGGGTCAGGATAGGGGCAATTGCAAAAGGTTCGGGCATGATCGAGCCCAATATGGGCACCATGCTCTGCTTTGCATATACTGATGCCCTGGTGCCTGCTGATGTTCTTGATGCAGCTCTCAGGATAGCTGTGGACAAGACTTTCAACATGGTTGTTGTCGACGGAGACACAAGTACGAATGATATGGTGCTTTTCACCTCTACCTGTAAGTCCGGAATCAAGCCCTGTATGGAATGCCTCGATGAGTTTGAAGATGCGCTGATCTATCTGTTTACGGACCTTGCAAAAAAGATGGCAAGGGATGGGGAAGGTGCTACGAAACTGATCGAAGCCAGGGTAACAGGTGCAAAAACCTATGAAGACGCCAGGCTTGCTGTAAAGGCTATTGTACGTTCCCCGCTGGTCAAGTCCGCAATCTTCGGGAAGGACCCCAACTGGGGCAGGGTTGTGGCTGCTGCCGGATATTCGGGCGCCGAACTTGAGCAGGAAAGGCTCTCCCTATCTTTCTCAGCAGGGGGAGAAACAGTCGAGCTTGTGAAGTCCGGGGAAATTTCCAGGGTTTCAGACCTTGCGCTCCTGAATAAGATAATGGCAAATGAGGAAATTATCATTACCCTCGACTTTGGAATGGGAAAGGAGTCCGCAACAGCCTGGGGATGTGACCTGACCTACGATTATGTCAGGATCAATGCCGAATATACAACATGA
- a CDS encoding nucleoside 2-deoxyribosyltransferase: MSKKKMIYLAGPLFSRAELEYNLKLKDMLLNNSFSVFLPQEEAEDSAMGRESQNQEYIFMKCAEGVNASDLVVAVLDGVDVDSGTAWEIGYAYAKGKPVIGLRTDFRELADGIVNLMVEMSIVSLARDEEELLKMLEKFR, from the coding sequence TTGAGCAAAAAAAAGATGATTTACCTTGCAGGTCCGCTCTTCTCGCGTGCCGAACTCGAATATAACCTGAAACTGAAGGATATGCTGCTCAACAATAGCTTTTCCGTTTTTTTGCCCCAGGAAGAAGCAGAAGATTCGGCAATGGGGCGCGAAAGTCAGAACCAGGAATATATATTCATGAAGTGCGCGGAAGGTGTGAACGCCTCAGACCTTGTTGTCGCTGTCCTTGACGGGGTGGACGTGGATTCAGGGACCGCCTGGGAGATAGGGTATGCCTATGCAAAAGGAAAACCTGTTATAGGACTCAGAACTGATTTCAGGGAACTTGCAGACGGTATCGTGAACCTGATGGTTGAGATGTCTATCGTTTCCCTGGCAAGAGACGAAGAAGAACTGCTGAAAATGCTGGAAAAATTCCGATAA
- the argC gene encoding N-acetyl-gamma-glutamyl-phosphate reductase, which produces MIKVGIIGASGYTGGELLRLLVSHPDVRLELATSRSLAGKPVSSTHRHLTGFLDLKYENPVSEEIRERCDVVFVAVPHGTAMNYVPELLDGSTKVIDLSADYRLDTPVFENIYGIKHSDPRKAVYGLVELHPEAAREEFVANPGCFPTGANLAAAPLAAAGLIDIAVFDSKTGISGAGISPTETSHYPNIAENIIPYKLTAHRHRAEILQELTRLDGKLRNISFTPHVIPSIRGILTTAHLFTKEPLSTGDVQEIYEEFYRDKPFVRLPGGVPSLTAVRGSNFCDIGFEADKENNRVVVLSAIDNLVKGASGQAIQNMNLMFGLAETRGLWLPAAAP; this is translated from the coding sequence ATGATCAAGGTAGGAATTATAGGAGCTTCCGGATACACAGGAGGAGAACTCCTGCGCTTACTTGTAAGCCACCCCGATGTCAGGCTTGAGCTAGCAACTTCCCGGAGTCTTGCAGGAAAACCCGTATCAAGCACCCATAGGCATCTCACCGGTTTTCTGGACTTAAAGTATGAAAATCCGGTTTCCGAAGAAATCAGGGAGCGCTGTGATGTGGTCTTTGTGGCGGTGCCTCACGGGACTGCTATGAATTATGTCCCCGAACTGCTCGACGGCAGTACAAAGGTAATCGACCTCAGCGCAGACTACAGGCTTGATACTCCTGTATTTGAAAATATTTATGGGATCAAGCACAGCGACCCCAGGAAGGCAGTTTACGGGTTAGTAGAACTTCACCCTGAAGCTGCCAGGGAAGAGTTTGTGGCAAACCCTGGCTGTTTTCCTACCGGAGCAAACCTTGCAGCAGCTCCTCTCGCGGCAGCAGGTTTAATAGATATTGCAGTCTTTGATTCCAAAACAGGGATTTCAGGTGCCGGGATCTCGCCGACGGAAACCTCTCATTATCCGAACATCGCAGAAAATATTATCCCCTATAAGCTTACTGCCCACAGGCATAGGGCTGAGATTTTACAGGAGCTAACCAGGCTGGACGGAAAGCTTAGGAATATCAGCTTCACTCCCCATGTGATCCCGTCCATCAGGGGAATCCTTACGACTGCCCACCTCTTTACAAAAGAGCCTCTCTCGACCGGAGATGTGCAGGAAATTTATGAGGAATTTTACAGGGACAAACCCTTCGTCCGGCTTCCGGGAGGAGTCCCGTCCCTTACCGCAGTCAGGGGGTCTAACTTCTGTGATATCGGTTTTGAAGCAGATAAAGAGAATAACAGGGTTGTGGTGCTCTCGGCAATCGATAATCTTGTCAAAGGCGCATCAGGGCAGGCTATCCAGAACATGAACCTTATGTTCGGACTGGCTGAGACCCGTGGGCTCTGGCTGCCTGCAGCAGCTCCGTAA
- the pfkC gene encoding ADP-specific phosphofructokinase — protein MDIEEWEQRHAEAFYNAKEALPYLDGMFVAYNSNIDAIRHLTEEDLSKLVGFFDESDIQDRVAAYPREIAEPLDFVARLLISMREGKAAEVPAYTADIHEWLKEHLGFDYARMGGQAGIISNLLGRLGLKKVVAYVPWLSEEQAEYFTATGNILHPKVENGKVLLKPPGEAFKPGIGSKVNWILEYSKDMNVTCAGNTFKVPRDNRLIISSRPKWLRLDMDKQIYEQLDTLLPVDGAMLSGYQMIKEEYEDGSTYKDYVENSVKVIEKLKSLNPELRIHVELTSIQNRLIRKAILTEIVARHVHSLGLDTVEVANALNVLGHEELSYSVIRKGENGIMSLYQGAVQLMKDLDLERVHVHSLGFYICILAKGHPLTLKEHRDSLLFSSVLAAAQALNGNIENLAEAEAGLEVPVSSIGLEDLENFQLYCTGRKLCTPDEFEYGYVYGSEHDAILIPSKVVERPKATVGIGDTISAGAFVAMLAKIKQKHSGK, from the coding sequence GTGGACATAGAAGAATGGGAACAACGCCATGCAGAAGCGTTTTATAATGCAAAAGAAGCCCTTCCTTATCTGGACGGGATGTTTGTAGCTTATAACAGCAATATAGATGCTATCAGGCACCTGACTGAAGAAGACCTGTCAAAGCTTGTCGGGTTTTTTGATGAGTCCGATATCCAGGACAGGGTAGCAGCATACCCGAGAGAGATTGCAGAACCTCTTGACTTTGTTGCCAGGTTGCTTATTTCCATGCGGGAAGGAAAAGCCGCAGAAGTGCCCGCATATACAGCAGACATTCATGAGTGGCTCAAAGAGCACCTTGGTTTCGACTACGCCCGCATGGGCGGGCAGGCAGGGATTATTTCGAATCTCCTTGGTCGGCTAGGGTTAAAAAAAGTGGTAGCTTACGTCCCCTGGCTTTCCGAGGAACAGGCAGAATATTTTACAGCTACGGGGAATATCCTGCATCCGAAGGTTGAAAACGGAAAGGTCCTCCTGAAACCTCCGGGAGAAGCCTTCAAACCCGGGATCGGGTCAAAAGTCAACTGGATCCTTGAGTATTCCAAAGACATGAATGTAACATGTGCCGGGAACACCTTCAAAGTCCCGAGGGATAATCGCCTGATCATCTCTTCCCGTCCTAAATGGCTCCGCCTGGACATGGATAAGCAGATTTACGAACAGCTCGACACACTCCTGCCGGTTGACGGGGCAATGCTTTCCGGGTATCAGATGATAAAAGAGGAATATGAAGACGGGTCCACTTATAAAGATTATGTCGAAAATTCCGTAAAAGTTATCGAAAAGCTGAAGTCCCTGAACCCTGAACTCCGCATCCATGTGGAACTTACATCCATCCAGAACCGGCTTATAAGGAAAGCTATTCTTACCGAAATTGTTGCCAGGCACGTCCATTCCCTGGGCCTTGACACCGTGGAGGTGGCAAATGCCCTGAACGTGCTGGGACATGAGGAACTGTCCTATTCCGTAATCAGGAAAGGGGAAAACGGGATTATGTCCCTCTACCAGGGGGCTGTCCAGCTCATGAAAGACCTGGATCTCGAAAGAGTCCATGTCCATTCGCTCGGTTTTTATATCTGCATCCTGGCAAAAGGCCACCCTCTTACCCTGAAAGAACACAGGGACTCCCTGCTTTTTTCTTCGGTCCTGGCAGCTGCTCAGGCCCTCAACGGAAATATCGAGAACCTTGCGGAAGCCGAAGCCGGGCTGGAAGTACCGGTCTCGTCCATAGGGCTGGAAGACCTGGAAAACTTCCAGCTGTACTGCACGGGTAGAAAGCTCTGTACCCCGGACGAGTTTGAGTACGGATATGTCTACGGGTCGGAACATGACGCGATTCTCATTCCTTCCAAGGTGGTGGAGAGGCCTAAAGCTACAGTAGGGATAGGAGATACGATTTCTGCAGGAGCTTTTGTTGCCATGCTTGCAAAGATTAAACAGAAACATTCAGGGAAATAA
- a CDS encoding DNA-3-methyladenine glycosylase family protein, with amino-acid sequence MYRLEPEIFNLDYTLDCGQVFRWEKSGDWWTGVVGDHVIRLSQEEDSGELLIDSRLPPEFFSHYFRLDDDLPSIYESINKDLLINRAINKYSGLRLIRQDPWECLISYMLATASSIPTIQKRIYLLSRFFGQELEEGYFSFPDPDTLAEADLSLLDKCKLGFRTERIKEAARDVASGELDLNVLYRLEYRYARERLMRLRGIGEKVADCVLLFAFEKMEAFPVDTHVRQIIQHYHIDDSYFETCTNLSCMGEWGREYFGYYCGYAQQYLFYQKRLEGFVSLY; translated from the coding sequence ATGTACAGGCTTGAGCCCGAAATCTTCAACCTCGATTACACCCTCGACTGCGGGCAGGTCTTCCGCTGGGAAAAGTCAGGGGACTGGTGGACAGGTGTTGTAGGAGACCATGTTATCCGGCTTTCGCAGGAGGAGGACAGCGGAGAACTGCTGATCGATTCCCGGCTCCCCCCTGAATTTTTCTCTCACTATTTCCGCCTGGACGACGATCTGCCCTCGATTTACGAAAGCATAAACAAAGACCTCCTGATAAACAGGGCGATCAACAAATACAGCGGGCTTCGCCTGATCCGGCAGGACCCCTGGGAATGCCTGATTTCTTATATGCTCGCAACAGCCTCAAGCATCCCCACAATTCAGAAACGAATTTATCTCCTGAGCCGCTTTTTCGGTCAGGAACTCGAAGAAGGCTATTTCAGTTTTCCCGACCCCGATACCCTTGCAGAAGCCGACCTTTCCCTGCTTGACAAATGCAAGCTCGGCTTCCGGACCGAACGCATAAAAGAAGCAGCAAGAGATGTGGCTTCAGGCGAACTTGACCTTAACGTCCTCTACCGCCTGGAATACCGGTACGCAAGGGAACGCCTTATGAGGCTTCGCGGCATCGGGGAAAAAGTTGCCGACTGCGTTCTCCTTTTCGCCTTTGAGAAAATGGAAGCCTTCCCTGTTGACACCCATGTCAGGCAGATCATCCAGCATTACCACATCGATGACAGCTACTTTGAAACCTGCACGAACCTGAGCTGTATGGGAGAATGGGGGCGGGAATACTTCGGCTATTACTGCGGGTATGCTCAGCAGTATTTGTTTTATCAGAAAAGGCTGGAGGGTTTTGTTTCGCTGTATTGA
- a CDS encoding HEAT repeat domain-containing protein, with translation MIDQEEIHKQCFSDDPKKRVKAVEQLKDNFSLHSNKEKAWNDLIKLANSEDWHVNNNATYALISVFSQVPDKQQAWNDLVKLATGKDSPVRFRAASILSSVFPHVPDQQKAEDDLHKMTIDKDSFIRRMAASVLGSSFTQVPDKRQAWNDLHRMITDEEKDVRRMAASALGSVFSQVPDKQQTWDDLIKLTTDKDNSVRSRAVSALGSAFPHTLDKQKAWDDLHRLTTSNDSSVRSGVAHVLGSAFSHVPDKQQAWSDLHRLATDNVNSVRSKAAHTLGSAFSHVPGKQKAWNDLHRLTTDEDRFVRCNAAFALGSSFSHVPDKQKAWNEIHKLTTDEDSFVRSGATFALHFAFSQIPDKQQAWDDLIKLTTDENSNVKSRATAALSSVFSDAPDKQKAWNDLHRITTNENSSIRSSVVSALGPVFSHVPDKQKAWNDLHRLTTDEDSFVRSNAAFAFFFAFSQVPDKQQAWNDLVRLTTDENSNVKYTAVDVLGSAFSQVPDKQQAWSNLIKLSTDEDNWMRHSAVFALGSAFSQVPDKQQAWSDIRGLTINEDSVVRRITASALGSAFSHVPDKQKAWNDLHRLSIDKDEDVRIYANHSLGKVSIFKASQAEKEEDYKRELEIAIEFFKKAAQESELSNPSQFCLPFYRSFHTIVFKKQEAKEEVDKYLAEAKKAVGGSKSKELLFEAVNNLANALKEVQDLENRDLEEKKGELNYYRQYCDRAAELMRDTEGTAPFATIAMKKGLPILDRNLKELLEEIQKKAKIACQVSQGTSTQEIACSISKEVQTWEIGSQEEMAFCVERFIFTLESKIPRLPENENIFKIINESKDQKDINKLLENASELIEIIPEITIDPERMKPTIGIITALPKEYAAVNILLENKKDKYKISGYGAGRRYCLGEILSEEGNKHNLVLATSGMGNNIAATRAALLLEHFPNVKSIIMVGIAGGVPNPYKENVDDHVRLGDIVVSNENGVIQYDLIKQEIQEITCRNPPRPPSSSLIEAVRYLEAEEILGNRPWEKYIAQSLSQLKIDRPSEDKDILHNSDNQDEIISHPEDPKRVNGQPRVFTGPIASANILQKDPNARDKLRDKFKVKAIEMEASGIADATWNHEVGYLVVRGICDYCDSHKNDEWQQYAAVVAAAYTRALIESIP, from the coding sequence TTGATAGATCAGGAAGAGATTCACAAGCAGTGTTTTAGTGATGATCCAAAAAAGCGTGTCAAAGCGGTAGAGCAATTAAAAGATAATTTTTCATTACATTCCAATAAAGAAAAGGCGTGGAACGACTTAATTAAGCTGGCCAATAGTGAAGATTGGCATGTAAATAATAATGCTACTTATGCCCTTATTTCTGTATTTTCTCAAGTGCCAGATAAACAACAGGCATGGAACGATTTGGTTAAACTCGCAACTGGTAAAGATAGTCCAGTAAGGTTTAGAGCTGCATCTATTCTTAGTTCTGTATTTCCCCATGTGCCAGATCAGCAAAAAGCAGAAGATGATTTACATAAGATGACCATCGATAAAGACAGCTTTATTAGGCGTATGGCTGCCTCTGTCCTTGGTTCTTCCTTTACTCAAGTTCCAGATAAAAGGCAAGCTTGGAATGACTTACATAGAATGATTACTGATGAAGAAAAGGACGTCAGGCGTATGGCTGCCTCTGCTCTTGGTTCTGTATTTTCTCAAGTACCAGATAAACAACAAACTTGGGATGACTTAATTAAACTCACAACCGATAAAGATAATTCGGTAAGATCTAGGGCCGTTTCTGCTCTTGGATCTGCATTTCCCCATACACTAGATAAACAAAAAGCATGGGATGATTTGCATAGATTGACTACTAGTAACGATAGTTCAGTGAGGTCTGGTGTCGCCCATGTTCTTGGTTCTGCATTCTCACACGTGCCGGATAAACAACAGGCATGGAGTGATTTACATAGACTGGCTACTGATAATGTTAATTCAGTAAGGTCTAAAGCCGCCCATACTCTTGGTTCTGCATTCTCACACGTGCCGGGTAAACAAAAAGCATGGAATGACTTGCATAGATTGACTACTGATGAAGATCGTTTTGTGAGGTGTAATGCCGCCTTTGCTCTTGGTTCTTCATTCTCACACGTGCCGGATAAGCAAAAAGCATGGAATGAAATACACAAACTAACGACTGATGAGGACAGTTTTGTAAGGTCTGGTGCAACCTTTGCTCTTCATTTTGCTTTTTCTCAAATTCCAGATAAACAACAAGCTTGGGATGACTTAATTAAACTCACAACTGATGAAAACAGTAATGTGAAAAGTAGGGCTACCGCTGCCCTTAGCTCTGTATTCTCGGACGCACCAGATAAGCAAAAGGCATGGAACGACTTACATAGAATTACCACTAATGAAAATAGTTCGATTAGATCTAGTGTCGTCTCTGCTCTTGGTCCCGTATTCTCACACGTGCCAGATAAACAAAAAGCATGGAATGACTTGCATAGATTGACTACTGATGAAGACAGTTTTGTGAGGAGTAATGCTGCCTTTGCTTTTTTTTTCGCTTTTTCTCAAGTTCCAGATAAACAGCAAGCTTGGAATGATTTAGTTAGACTTACAACAGACGAAAACAGTAACGTGAAGTATACGGCTGTAGACGTCCTTGGTTCTGCGTTTTCTCAAGTGCCGGATAAACAACAGGCATGGAGTAACTTAATTAAACTTTCAACAGATGAAGACAATTGGATGAGGCATAGTGCCGTTTTTGCTCTCGGTTCTGCATTTTCTCAAGTGCCGGATAAACAACAGGCATGGAGTGATATCCGTGGACTGACCATCAATGAAGATAGTGTTGTTAGGCGTATAACTGCCTCTGCCCTTGGTTCTGCATTCTCACACGTGCCGGATAAACAAAAAGCATGGAATGATTTACATAGACTATCCATCGATAAAGACGAGGATGTTAGAATCTATGCAAACCATTCTCTTGGAAAAGTTTCCATCTTTAAGGCTTCTCAAGCAGAAAAAGAAGAAGATTACAAACGAGAATTGGAAATAGCAATTGAGTTCTTCAAAAAAGCAGCACAGGAGTCGGAATTGAGTAACCCATCTCAATTCTGTCTTCCTTTTTACCGTTCGTTCCATACAATAGTTTTCAAAAAACAGGAAGCAAAAGAAGAAGTAGACAAATATCTTGCAGAAGCAAAAAAGGCCGTTGGTGGTTCAAAAAGCAAAGAATTGCTCTTTGAAGCTGTTAATAACCTTGCAAACGCATTAAAAGAAGTCCAAGATCTGGAAAATCGAGACTTAGAGGAAAAAAAAGGTGAACTTAATTATTATAGGCAATACTGTGATCGTGCAGCAGAACTAATGAGAGATACCGAAGGAACCGCACCTTTTGCAACTATAGCAATGAAAAAAGGGCTGCCTATATTGGACAGAAACCTAAAAGAGCTTCTCGAAGAGATTCAAAAGAAAGCAAAGATCGCGTGTCAGGTTTCTCAAGGTACTTCAACACAAGAGATTGCATGTTCTATTAGTAAAGAAGTCCAAACATGGGAAATTGGTAGTCAGGAAGAAATGGCATTTTGTGTAGAGCGTTTTATATTTACTTTAGAATCAAAAATTCCAAGGCTTCCAGAGAACGAGAATATTTTTAAGATTATCAATGAGAGCAAAGATCAAAAAGACATTAACAAATTGTTAGAGAATGCTTCAGAGTTGATAGAAATAATACCGGAAATAACCATTGATCCTGAGAGAATGAAACCGACAATTGGAATCATTACTGCTTTACCAAAAGAATATGCTGCGGTTAACATATTACTGGAAAATAAAAAAGACAAATATAAGATCTCAGGCTATGGAGCAGGCCGAAGGTATTGCTTAGGAGAAATACTTTCCGAGGAAGGGAATAAACACAACTTAGTTTTGGCAACTTCAGGCATGGGAAATAATATTGCTGCAACAAGGGCAGCTCTTCTTCTTGAGCACTTCCCAAATGTAAAATCAATTATTATGGTTGGCATTGCAGGAGGTGTTCCAAATCCATATAAAGAGAATGTTGATGATCATGTTCGTCTGGGAGATATAGTTGTTTCAAATGAAAACGGGGTTATCCAGTACGACTTGATAAAGCAAGAGATTCAGGAAATTACTTGTAGAAATCCTCCCAGACCACCGAGTTCGAGTCTTATAGAAGCAGTAAGATACCTTGAAGCAGAAGAAATTCTTGGAAATCGCCCATGGGAAAAATATATCGCTCAATCTCTTTCTCAACTTAAAATTGATCGTCCTTCCGAGGATAAAGACATTTTGCACAATTCAGACAATCAGGATGAAATTATTTCTCATCCTGAAGACCCGAAGAGAGTAAATGGTCAACCTCGAGTCTTTACAGGACCTATCGCTTCTGCAAATATACTTCAGAAAGACCCAAATGCAAGAGATAAATTACGGGATAAGTTCAAAGTAAAAGCCATTGAAATGGAAGCTTCAGGCATTGCAGATGCAACATGGAACCATGAAGTAGGTTATCTGGTGGTAAGGGGCATCTGTGATTATTGTGATTCTCATAAAAATGACGAATGGCAACAGTACGCAGCAGTTGTGGCAGCTGCGTATACAAGAGCCTTAATCGAATCGATTCCATAA
- a CDS encoding CBS domain-containing protein yields the protein MKVKDVMNPDVVFCKPDDTVREAAKLLKENNISGAPVLEDGQLVGVVSEADLLELLVIPEKGNLWLPSPFEVIEVPIRELLSWEETKKMLSDVGSTKVEEMMTKEVHTISSEASVEEASELMVRHRINRLPVMENDRVVGIVTRGDIIEGLAKL from the coding sequence ATGAAAGTAAAAGATGTCATGAATCCTGACGTCGTCTTCTGCAAGCCTGACGACACAGTCCGGGAAGCTGCAAAGCTCCTTAAGGAAAACAATATTAGCGGAGCTCCTGTCCTTGAGGACGGACAGCTTGTTGGGGTAGTAAGCGAGGCTGACCTGCTTGAGCTGCTCGTAATTCCAGAAAAAGGAAACCTCTGGCTTCCTAGTCCTTTTGAAGTCATAGAGGTGCCGATAAGGGAACTCCTCAGCTGGGAAGAAACTAAAAAAATGCTTTCCGATGTTGGTTCTACAAAGGTTGAAGAGATGATGACAAAGGAAGTACACACAATCTCTTCCGAAGCTTCGGTTGAAGAAGCTTCCGAACTTATGGTCAGGCACAGGATCAACAGGCTTCCAGTAATGGAAAACGACCGTGTGGTCGGGATTGTCACACGTGGAGATATTATTGAAGGTCTTGCAAAGCTTTGA